Proteins encoded in a region of the Dehalococcoidia bacterium genome:
- a CDS encoding response regulator transcription factor — translation MKDLELPQVAGITELPPPHGAAAAGEPIGVGVVSPYPSVRAGLRVLLHADAGLEVLSEASSLESLAAARLDVLVADLPALEVLEWFGPEVEEHTAAAVVLLGPAPDDARVLARLAPRPWGYLPREVDAAELVMAVRTVHAGLSVLHPALAPGLFLPAVGVRSAPAGEGVEELTARELEVLALLAEGIPNKAIARRLGISDHTVKFHVGSVLSKLDAASRTEAVRIGARRGLIAL, via the coding sequence GTGAAGGATCTCGAACTGCCGCAGGTGGCGGGCATCACGGAGTTGCCGCCGCCACACGGCGCGGCTGCCGCCGGGGAGCCGATCGGCGTTGGCGTCGTCTCGCCCTACCCCAGCGTGCGCGCGGGCCTGCGCGTGCTGCTGCACGCGGACGCGGGGCTGGAGGTGCTGAGCGAGGCGTCCTCACTGGAATCGCTCGCCGCGGCGCGTCTTGACGTGCTGGTTGCGGATCTGCCGGCGCTTGAGGTGCTGGAGTGGTTTGGCCCCGAGGTTGAGGAGCACACGGCCGCGGCCGTCGTCCTGCTCGGCCCGGCGCCGGACGATGCCCGCGTGCTCGCCCGCCTGGCGCCGCGGCCCTGGGGCTACCTGCCGCGCGAAGTCGATGCGGCCGAGCTGGTGATGGCGGTGCGCACCGTGCACGCCGGCCTCAGCGTGTTGCACCCGGCGCTGGCGCCGGGGTTGTTCCTGCCCGCCGTGGGCGTGCGCAGCGCCCCCGCGGGCGAGGGCGTCGAAGAGCTGACGGCGCGGGAGCTGGAGGTGCTGGCGCTGCTGGCGGAGGGCATTCCCAACAAGGCGATCGCGCGACGGCTCGGCATCAGCGACCACACCGTGAAGTTCCACGTCGGCTCGGTGCTCTCCAAGCTCGACGCCGCCAGCCGCACGGAGGCGGTGCGCATCGGCGCTCGCCGCGGCCTGATCGCCCTGTAG
- a CDS encoding trypsin-like peptidase domain-containing protein, producing MAEPGNTLSAFSDALAAAVERAAAGIVSVHARRRQPASGVAFTGGVIVTADHVIEQEEEIGIGLPDGKRVAAKLVGRDAGTDLAVLRPDGTAPAPLALGGAARPGTIVLAVGRPGAGGPVVSLGVVSSVSGPARTWRGGQLEGVIRTDATMYPGFSGGPLIDASGAMLGLNTTGLSRGGGLTLSVATVQRVVGQLVQHGKVRRGFLGISSQPLRLPDALAGKLEGQSNGLLIVGTEAGGPAEKGGLLVGDILVGLAGAAVKDTDDLQAQLGGERIGQSLPLKVLRGGDVRELNVTIGERG from the coding sequence ATGGCAGAACCAGGAAACACGCTCAGCGCCTTCTCCGACGCGCTCGCCGCGGCGGTGGAACGCGCGGCGGCCGGCATCGTCAGCGTGCACGCGCGGCGGCGCCAGCCGGCCAGCGGCGTCGCCTTCACCGGCGGCGTGATCGTCACCGCGGACCATGTGATCGAGCAGGAGGAGGAGATCGGCATCGGCCTGCCGGACGGCAAGCGCGTTGCCGCGAAGCTGGTGGGCCGCGACGCCGGCACGGATCTGGCCGTGCTGCGGCCCGACGGCACCGCCCCGGCGCCATTGGCGCTCGGCGGCGCGGCGCGGCCCGGCACGATCGTGCTGGCGGTGGGCCGGCCGGGCGCGGGCGGGCCCGTGGTCTCGCTGGGCGTGGTCAGCTCCGTGAGCGGGCCCGCGCGCACCTGGCGCGGCGGTCAGCTTGAGGGCGTCATCCGCACCGACGCCACGATGTATCCGGGCTTCAGCGGCGGTCCCCTGATCGACGCCTCGGGCGCGATGCTCGGCCTCAACACCACGGGGCTTTCGCGCGGCGGCGGGCTCACGCTCTCGGTTGCCACGGTGCAGCGCGTTGTGGGTCAGCTCGTGCAGCATGGCAAGGTGCGCCGCGGCTTCCTCGGCATCAGCAGCCAGCCGCTGCGCCTGCCGGACGCGTTGGCGGGCAAGCTCGAGGGTCAGAGCAACGGCCTGCTGATCGTGGGCACCGAGGCCGGCGGACCGGCGGAGAAGGGTGGCCTGCTCGTGGGCGATATCCTGGTGGGACTGGCGGGCGCTGCCGTGAAGGACACGGACGATCTGCAGGCTCAGCTCGGCGGCGAGCGTATCGGCCAGTCGCTGCCGCTCAAAGTGCTGCGCGGCGGCGACGTGCGCGAGCTGAACGTGACGATCGGCGAGCGCGGCTGA
- a CDS encoding alpha/beta fold hydrolase produces MVAMRGAPIEVPYAESKTARPPLGGESAAGLELACLLSSPVYLGVGVPRGDGRTVLVLPGFLGNDEYLRPLRGWLQRVGYEPRASGIVFNFGTPSSLIAQLLRRAEFVAGGERLTLIGHSLGGIFARAVAVMRPDLVSHVITLGSPLQGNPRAASHPLVASLGNLLLTERGGMRANDALEAALLDVALPQDVRISCFYSQSDAVVDWRACIDRDPRAQGIEVHGTHCGLVWNREVYQKLAILLASTPRG; encoded by the coding sequence ATGGTCGCGATGCGCGGCGCCCCGATCGAGGTTCCCTATGCTGAATCAAAGACGGCGCGCCCACCGTTGGGCGGCGAAAGCGCCGCCGGCCTCGAGCTTGCCTGCCTGCTGAGCAGCCCCGTCTATCTCGGCGTCGGCGTGCCCCGGGGCGACGGCCGCACTGTGCTGGTGCTGCCCGGCTTCCTCGGCAACGATGAATACCTGCGCCCGTTGCGCGGCTGGCTGCAGCGCGTCGGCTACGAACCGCGGGCCTCGGGCATTGTCTTCAACTTCGGCACCCCCTCCTCGCTGATCGCCCAGCTATTGCGCCGCGCCGAGTTCGTGGCGGGCGGCGAGCGGCTGACGCTGATCGGCCATAGTCTGGGCGGCATCTTCGCTCGCGCCGTGGCCGTGATGCGGCCCGACCTGGTCTCGCACGTCATCACGCTCGGCTCGCCGCTGCAGGGCAACCCGCGCGCGGCCTCGCATCCGCTGGTGGCAAGCCTGGGCAACCTCTTGCTGACCGAGCGCGGCGGCATGCGTGCCAACGACGCCCTCGAAGCCGCGCTGCTCGACGTGGCGCTGCCGCAAGACGTGCGCATCTCCTGCTTCTACAGCCAAAGCGACGCCGTGGTCGACTGGCGCGCCTGCATCGATCGCGACCCGCGGGCGCAGGGGATTGAAGTCCACGGCACGCACTGCGGTCTGGTCTGGAACCGCGAGGTCTATCAGAAGCTCGCTATCCTGCTCGCCTCCACGCCGCGGGGCTAG
- a CDS encoding aldo/keto reductase, producing the protein MADLPTCQLGRTGLRVTALGFGAMELRGAPRGRPVQPDQAQTVLNAVLDAGINYIDTSIDYGQSEEFIGQFIAGRRGEYFLASKCGCLVGAPPAPAGQRNPHDFSRENIIAGVNQSLARMKTDYLDVVQFHASPSAETLAQQGAIETLRDLQREGKIRFLGMSSTLPNIEQHVDMGVFDVFQIPYSATDRQHEAVVTRAGEAGAGIVIRGGVARGAVSAEGQASDAARTWEQAQLDDLLEGMSRQAFMLRFTLSHPQLDTTIVGTLNPEHLLENLAAAQAGPLRPDVYEEAKRRLAAAGSTPAA; encoded by the coding sequence ATGGCGGACCTGCCGACCTGTCAACTGGGCCGCACGGGCCTGCGCGTAACGGCGCTGGGCTTCGGCGCGATGGAGCTGCGTGGGGCGCCGCGCGGCCGGCCGGTGCAGCCGGATCAGGCGCAGACGGTGCTCAACGCCGTGCTGGATGCGGGCATCAACTACATCGACACCTCGATCGACTACGGCCAGAGCGAGGAGTTCATCGGGCAGTTCATCGCCGGGCGCCGCGGCGAGTATTTCCTGGCGAGCAAGTGCGGCTGCCTCGTGGGCGCGCCGCCGGCGCCGGCCGGGCAGCGCAACCCGCACGACTTCAGCCGCGAAAACATCATCGCCGGCGTGAACCAGAGCCTGGCGCGGATGAAGACGGACTATCTCGACGTGGTACAGTTCCACGCCTCGCCCTCGGCGGAGACGCTGGCGCAGCAAGGCGCGATCGAGACATTGCGCGACCTGCAGCGCGAGGGCAAGATCCGCTTCCTCGGCATGTCCTCAACGCTGCCGAACATCGAGCAGCACGTCGATATGGGCGTCTTCGACGTCTTCCAGATTCCCTATTCAGCGACGGACCGGCAGCACGAGGCGGTCGTGACGCGCGCGGGCGAGGCGGGCGCGGGCATCGTGATCCGCGGCGGTGTGGCCCGCGGCGCCGTCTCGGCCGAGGGGCAGGCGTCCGACGCCGCGCGGACCTGGGAGCAGGCGCAGCTCGACGACTTGCTGGAAGGCATGAGCCGGCAGGCGTTCATGCTGCGCTTCACGCTTTCGCATCCGCAGCTCGATACGACGATCGTGGGCACGCTGAACCCGGAGCACCTGCTCGAGAATCTGGCCGCCGCCCAGGCCGGTCCTCTGCGGCCGGACGTCTACGAGGAAGCGAAGCGCCGCCTTGCCGCAGCCGGCAGCACGCCCGCAGCCTGA